Genomic window (Flavobacteriales bacterium):
TGGGCCCAGATCACTTTTCGGAACCTTCCCGATGCACGCGCGCCTAAAGAGGACAAGGTGAACGTGTTCACCAACGGCTACAGGGAACTGCGTAAGGTATGGCAGCAGATGCTCGGCCTCAAGCGCCTCCGCCGTTTCCTCACCGCGTTCTTCGTCTTCAACATGGGGGTGCAAACGGTGATGTACCTCGCCGTCACATACGCCAAGCAGGAGATCAAGGACCCCGACGGCTCACCCATCGCTGACAGCGGATTGATCGTCAGCATCCTGGTGATACAGCTCGTAGCGGCCGTAGGGGCGTTGCTTTTCGTGAAACTGAGCAAGCGGTACGGGAATATCGTGGCCTTGATCATCGGCCTTGTGATCTGGATGGGCATTTGCTTGGCGGCCTGGCGCATCAATTGGACGAATGAGTTCTATGTATTGGCCGCATTCGTGGGGCTGGTGATGGGCGGCACCCAGGCGTTGTCACGAAGTACCTATGCCAAGCTGCTTCCGGAGACCGAGGACCATGCCTCATTCTTCTCCTTCTATGATGTGACCTTCTATCTCGCCACCGTTCTGGGCACCTTGGCCTTCGGCCTGGTGAATCAGATGACGGGCGACATCCGCAACACCATCATCGCCATCGGTTCCTTTTTCGTGGTCGGCTCGTTGCTGTTGCTGCGGGTCCCGAGGGAGGAACGCATTGCTCCGGCAGTGGACCCTGCACAGTAACTTCGCCGCCCTTCATGGAAACATCGTTGAGCGCCGAACCGTGGGACGTTGTGATCGTAGGAGGCGGCATCGTCGGTGCGGCCACCTTGTACAAGTTGCAAAAGCGCTTCCCGGCCAAGCGTATTCTCCTGTTGGAGAAGGAAGCGGTGCTGAGCGATCACCAGACCGGGCATAACAGCGGTGTGATCCACAGCGGCATCTACTACGTCCCCGGCAGTAAGAAGGCGATCACTTGTGCCAATGGGCGCAAGGAGCTTGTTGCTTTTGCGAAGGAACACGGAGTGAAGCACGATGTATGTGGAAAGATCATCGTGGCCATGGAGGCCGATGAACTGCCTCGCTTGGAAAAGATCCACCAACGCGGCATTGCCAACGGCATCGAGGACCTCAAGCTGATAACTGCTGAAGAGATCAAGGGGATCGAGCCGTACTGCACCGGCATCGCGGGCCTATGGGTGGGCTGCACCGGCATCATCGATTTTCGCGGGGCCACCAACAAGATGGCCGAACTGGCCTTGGCGGTCAATCCCGCCTCGAAAGTGCGCACTGGCGAAGAAGTGCTCGGCTCGGTGCCGGGCGAGGACACCAGCACCGTGCGCACGAACAAGGGCACCTACAAGGCCAAGTGCGTGATCTTCTGCGCCGGCCTGCAGAGCGATCGGCTTGCGCGTGCGGACGGTGTGCCCGTGAAAGAACAGATCGTGGGCTTCCGCGGGGATTATTACGAGCTGTCCGAGAAGGGCAGGCACAAGGTGAAGAACCTGATCTATCCCGTACCGGACCCGCGTTTCCCGTTCTTGGGCGTCCACTTCACGCGGATGACCGACGGCAGCACCGAGTGCGGACCGAACGCCGTGTTCACCTTCAAACGTGAAGGCTATGGCAAGACGGACTTCAGCCTGCGCGATACCTGGGACGCCCTTACCTACGGAGGCACCTGGAAACTTTTCTTCAAGAACATGTCCTACGGCATCGACGAGTACCGGCGGGCCTTCAGTAAGAAGCTTTTCCTGAAAACGCTGCGTCGCCTGATCCCGACCTTGGAGATGGACGACATTGAACCGGGCCGTGCAGGTGTTCGAGCAATGTTGCTAGGCGCCGACGGTGAAATGGTTGACGACTTCAGGATCGAACGGTGCGGCAACCACATCCACGTGCTCAACGCCCCCTCACCGGCGGCAACGGCCTGCTTGGCCATCGGTGAGCACATCGTGGAAATGGCGGAGGGGGAAGGGGTGTTGGGGTGACGGAGGAAAAGTTGAAAGAGGAAAGCTGAAGATCGAAACGGGGTACTTGACGACCACCGGTTTTTCAGCTTTCCAGTTTCAACTTTCAGCTTTAGCTAAACAACCTCACGAAGTCACCTTCCAATCATCGAGCAGCTCGGCCCAATCCCAGAGGCAGTACTGCATCAACTTATTGATGCGGCCGAGGATGATGGGGTTGGGGGCTTTCTGTTCGCGGAAGTAGGCGTCCTGATGACGGAACAGGTCGTACTTATGAAAGATCGCCTTGCTCATCGCGTACACCGTGTTCTTGCTCGGGTGGTTGATGCGCGACATGAAATGCTGCAAGGCGATGGTCTCTGTCTCCAGCTCGGCGGCGGAGGTGTCCATCAACGGGGCGAACTTCGAGTAGGCATGCTGGGCTAAGCGTTGATCCTGACCGGCAGGCATGTGCTTGGGGGCCTCCATCAAGTTGCCTGCGAAGAGGATCAGGGCGAAAAGCTCGTCATCACCGGGCCCGAACACGGGGCGGGTCACGAATTCGCCGGCTTCCTCCAGCTCGGCCACCACCATTGGGTAGCCCTCTTCCGTGAGGCGCAGTACGGCATTCACGAACACGTTCGCGAATTTGTCCTCACTGATCTTCTTCTTTCCGAAAATGGTTCCGATCATGGCTGCGCCGTTCACTGCGCGAACGTAGTGGATCCCTTAGGGGCGAAATCCCGGATCCTTGCGTATTTTCAACACCGTTATCCACGTGAACACGATCATGAAAGTCCTCATCCATCAATTTGCCGCCTATGACCTGTGGGCCAACACACGTATTGTCGAGCGTTTGCAACGCGAAAATGACAACATGTTTGGCCGCCATGTGAAGAGCAGTTTTCCCGCGCTGGGCCTGACGATCATGCATATCAGGGATGCGACCAACACGTGGATGGGAAGGATCTTCGGTGAGCCGGAGGAGGGGTTGGACGATAGCATCGGCTCATTGCTGAAGGTGAGCGTGGGGATGAACGACAAGGTGCAGGCGCTGGATGAAGAAGGACTTCACGAGATAATTCGCTATGCCAACACCAAATGCGAGAAGTTCGCCCAGCCCCGTTGGCAGTTGCTGATGCATTGCTTCAACCATTCAAGCTGTCATCGGGGTCAAGTGGTAACGATCATGCGCCAACTGGACATGACGGATATCCCGACCACGGATTTGATAGCCTACCAGCGTCTGCTGTTGGCAAGGACATGACGGAGTTGGATCAGTGATCGGTGAATGGTGGTCGGAGCCTCACGACTCACACGACTCCCGCCAGACTCAGGGAAACAGATCAACTCCCAAGTACGTACTTGGCGAAAGCCTACGCAAGCGGACTTTCACCCGCTCCTCCACATCCAGCGCTTCAATGAACTCGGCGATGTCGCTCTGGCCGATCTTCTCCTTGCCACGTGTCAGTTTTTTAAGCAGCTCGTAGGGTTCCGGATAGCCTTCGCGCCGCAGGATCGTCTGGATCCCTTCGGCCACCACGGCCCACTGTGCTTCAAGGTCGCGGGCGATCGCAGCCTCGTTCAGCAGGAGCTTGTCCAAACCCTGCATCACCGAGCTGATAGCGATCACCGTGTGGGCCATGGGCACGCCGATGTTGCGTGTCACGGTGCTGTCGGTGAGGTCGCGTTGCAGGCGGCTGATCGGCAGTTTTTCGCTGAGGTGCCCGAAGAGCGCGTTCGCCAGACCGAGGTTCCCTTCCGCGTTCTCGAAGTCGATCGGGTTCACCTTGTGCGGCATCGCGGAGGAACCCACTTCGCCGGCTTTCACGCGCTGGCGGAACCAGTCCATGCCGATGTATGCCCAGAGGTCGCGGCAGAGGTCTATCACGATCGTGTTGATCCGTCGCATCGCATCAAATAGCGCGGCCATGGAATCATAGTGCTCTATTTGCGTGGTGAAGCGCTGGCGTTGCAGTCCCAGCTTTTCCGCAGTGAACCGGTCTGCCAGCGCTACCCAGTCCAGTTCCGGGTAAGCGGCATGGTGGGCGTTGAAATTGCCAGTGGCCCCGCCGAACTTGCACGAGAAGGGAACTTCGCGTAGCAGGCGCAATTGATCGTCCAGGCGCTCGGTGAAGACTTCCAGTTCCTTGCCAAGGCGCGTGGGGGAAGCGGGCTGCCCGTGCGTGCGAGCGAGCATGGGTACTTGCGCCCATTGCAAAGCCAGCCCATGGATGCGGTCGCGCAGGGCGTTGATCGCTGGCAAGTAATGCTGCTCGGTGAAATCCTTCAGCAGCAGGGGCATCGCCGTGTTGTTGATGTCCTGAGAGGTGAGCCCGAAGTGGATGAACTCCTTGGCCGCACCGAAGCCGAGCGCGTCCAATTGTTCCTTGAGCCAGTATTCCACGGCCTTCACATCGTGGTTGGTGGTACGTTCGATGGCTTTCACGGCGCGGGCGTCCGGCTCGGTGAGCGCTGCAATGCGCTTGGCCAGATCGTCCAGCCCGGTGGGTCGGACATCCTTCAGCTCCGGCAGAGGGACCTCGCAGAGGAAGCGGAACCAGTGGAGTTCCACCAGAAGGCGGTAGCGGATCAGTGCCAGTTCAGAGAACCAGGCGGCCAAAGGCGCTGTGCGCGCACGATAGCGCCCGTCGATAGGGGAGATGGCTGTGAGCGGGTCAAGTTCCATGCCCGGCAAAAGTAGCCCGCGCACCCCAGCAGCAACGATCCCTCCCGGATCGGCACGGTCTTCGCCATGAACGGATGCAATTAACTTCGCGCCATGCAGATGCCTACATTGATATTCGCCGCTGCTCTCCTCGCCTTTACCGGCGGGTGCAAGAGCAAGGAAAAGATGCCCGACGCCTCAGCGAACGGCACGTCAATAGCAGAACAGGTGGAACCTGTGAAAGAGATGCCCCGGGATGAGGCGGAAGATGCGGTAAATCTGGCCCAATTGGAAGGGGATAGCGTCTTCTTTTCCATTGAGCGGACCCCTTGCTTCGGCACCTGCCCCACCTATAAGCTCACGATCCTGCAGGACGGCTCCGCGACCTATTTGGGCCGCCGTTTTGCTGCGCGCGAAGGACACTTCACGGGCCATGTGAACGCCGCGACGATGAACGCATTGAAAGCCGCCGCGGACTCGTTGGGCTTCTACAAGTTGGAGGACAAGTACGACCAGCCGGTGACGGACCTCCCAAGTGTGATCATCCGCGTACATGCGGACCAGCGTGATAAGCAGGTGATCGGCAGGGTGGGCTCACCGGAGGAATTCAAGGCGCTGACCAAGCGGGCGGAAGCATTGCTGGCCGACGTGGAGTGGACCAAGGTCGGTGACCTGCGTTGACAACGGGCGGTATTTACCGTTCCATTCGCCGTCCATCACGGCAAAAGGCCGCTTTTCCATGGGCCGTCATGAACTTGGCCGTAAACGTTAAATTCGCGGCCCCGGAGCTGTTCGCGGCTGCGGCCGTCCAATTTCTTAAAACGATCCCAGACCGACCGATATGAAGAAGATCATTTCCTTGCTCCTCGTAGCCGTGCTTACGATGGGCAGCGCCTTTGCCGGAGAAGGCATGTGGCTGCTGAACAAGCTGAAACAGGTTAACGAGGCGCAGATGCGCAAGCTGGGCTTCAAGCTCACTGCGGAGGAAATCTACAGCCTGAACCAAGCGAGCATGAAGGACGCGGTAGCGCGGCTCGGCGGAGGTTTTTGCACCGGCGAGGTCGTGAGCGCCGACGGACTGATGCTCACCAACCACCACTGCGGCTTCGATGCCATCCAGAAGATCAGCAGCGTGGAGCATGATTATCTCACCGACGGCTTTTGGGCGATGACCCGCGACCAGGAAAGCCCGGCGGCTTTCGAGGTCAGTTTTCTGCAATACATCACCGATGTCACGGACACGGTGATGAGCCAGCTCAGCGCCGACATGACCGAGGCCCAGCGCGATTCGGTGCTCGGAGTGGTCGGCCAGGCGTTGGAGTCCAATGCCACGGAAGGTAAGCCGCACCTCCTGGCCGATTTCAAAGTCATGTTCGAGGGCAACGAATTCTACCTCTTCGTCTACAAGAGCTACCCGGACGTCCGGCTCGTTGGCGCCCCGCCCAGTGCCATCGGCAAGTTCGGCGGTGACACCGACAACTGGGAGTGGCCCCGCCACACCGGCGACTTCAGCATGTTCCGCATTTACACCGGCCCGGACGGCGAACCCGCCAATTACTCCACGGAGAACATCCCCTTCAAACCCAAGTGGCACTTCCCTGTGAGCTTGGACGGCGTGAAGAAAGGCGATTTCAGCATGATCATGGGCTTCCCCGGAAGCACGGACCGTTTTCTCAACAGCGACGGCGTGAAGTTGGCCCTGGACGTGGAGCAGCCCGCCCGCGTGAAAGTGCGTGGCGAGAAGCTCGATGTGATGAAGGAGCACATGAACGCCAGCCCGGAAGTGCGCATCAAGTATGCCAGTAAGCATGCGCAGATCGCCAACTATTGGAAGTACTTCATCGGCCAGCAGAAGGGTCTGAAGCGCCAGCATGTCTTTGACAGGAAGAAGGAGCAGGAGGAAGCCTTGATGGCCTGGGTGAACAGCGACCCCGTCCACCAGGACAAGTATGGCGACGTGGCCAAGGATCTTTCGGAAGGCTACGCCCAACGCGCCAAGTTCGAAAAGTCCAGCACCTACATGCAGGAGGGGGCTTTCGGTTGCGAGGCCGTGATCTCGGGTTTCCGCCTCTATGGCTTGAAGATGCAACTGGAAAAGGATCCGAAGGCCACGGACAAGATCACAGCGATGTCCGCCCAGGCGAAAGCCTCCGTGCGCAAGATGTGGAAGGACTATGACCCTGCCACGGACCAGGACATCACCGCAGCGATGTTCAAGATGATCCATGAGGACGTTGACCCGGCGCAGCAGCCGGACATCATTGCCGTGGTCACCAAGAAATACAAGGGTGATTTCACCAAGTGGGCCGCGGACATGTTCAAGACCAGCATCCTGACGGACAGCACCCGCATGATGAAGTTCCTGGACAACCCGAAGGCAAAAACCTTGCAGAAAGACATGGGCATGCAGACGATGCTGAGCTGCCTGAGCCTGTACCGTGGCGTGCTCGCTCCGGGCATCCAGGACGCACAGGTGGAGATCGATCGGGGCTACCGTTTGATGGTGGCCGCCATGCGGGAGAAGGACCCCGAGCAGATGTGGTATCCCAATGCCAACAGCTCTG
Coding sequences:
- a CDS encoding S46 family peptidase: MKKIISLLLVAVLTMGSAFAGEGMWLLNKLKQVNEAQMRKLGFKLTAEEIYSLNQASMKDAVARLGGGFCTGEVVSADGLMLTNHHCGFDAIQKISSVEHDYLTDGFWAMTRDQESPAAFEVSFLQYITDVTDTVMSQLSADMTEAQRDSVLGVVGQALESNATEGKPHLLADFKVMFEGNEFYLFVYKSYPDVRLVGAPPSAIGKFGGDTDNWEWPRHTGDFSMFRIYTGPDGEPANYSTENIPFKPKWHFPVSLDGVKKGDFSMIMGFPGSTDRFLNSDGVKLALDVEQPARVKVRGEKLDVMKEHMNASPEVRIKYASKHAQIANYWKYFIGQQKGLKRQHVFDRKKEQEEALMAWVNSDPVHQDKYGDVAKDLSEGYAQRAKFEKSSTYMQEGAFGCEAVISGFRLYGLKMQLEKDPKATDKITAMSAQAKASVRKMWKDYDPATDQDITAAMFKMIHEDVDPAQQPDIIAVVTKKYKGDFTKWAADMFKTSILTDSTRMMKFLDNPKAKTLQKDMGMQTMLSCLSLYRGVLAPGIQDAQVEIDRGYRLMVAAMREKDPEQMWYPNANSSERLTYGQVNDYSPADAKQYSLSTTHVGILEKEDNTDEEFVVPKREHEMLVGKDFGRYANVDGNLPICFISENDITGGNSGSPVINGNGELIGIAFDGNWEAMSGDISYEPELQRTISVDIRYVLWVIDKYAGAKHIVDEMTLVSAPKVVEPVPAPTPVVAPPAKKPAGAKK
- the purB gene encoding adenylosuccinate lyase gives rise to the protein MELDPLTAISPIDGRYRARTAPLAAWFSELALIRYRLLVELHWFRFLCEVPLPELKDVRPTGLDDLAKRIAALTEPDARAVKAIERTTNHDVKAVEYWLKEQLDALGFGAAKEFIHFGLTSQDINNTAMPLLLKDFTEQHYLPAINALRDRIHGLALQWAQVPMLARTHGQPASPTRLGKELEVFTERLDDQLRLLREVPFSCKFGGATGNFNAHHAAYPELDWVALADRFTAEKLGLQRQRFTTQIEHYDSMAALFDAMRRINTIVIDLCRDLWAYIGMDWFRQRVKAGEVGSSAMPHKVNPIDFENAEGNLGLANALFGHLSEKLPISRLQRDLTDSTVTRNIGVPMAHTVIAISSVMQGLDKLLLNEAAIARDLEAQWAVVAEGIQTILRREGYPEPYELLKKLTRGKEKIGQSDIAEFIEALDVEERVKVRLRRLSPSTYLGVDLFP
- the lhgO gene encoding L-2-hydroxyglutarate oxidase: METSLSAEPWDVVIVGGGIVGAATLYKLQKRFPAKRILLLEKEAVLSDHQTGHNSGVIHSGIYYVPGSKKAITCANGRKELVAFAKEHGVKHDVCGKIIVAMEADELPRLEKIHQRGIANGIEDLKLITAEEIKGIEPYCTGIAGLWVGCTGIIDFRGATNKMAELALAVNPASKVRTGEEVLGSVPGEDTSTVRTNKGTYKAKCVIFCAGLQSDRLARADGVPVKEQIVGFRGDYYELSEKGRHKVKNLIYPVPDPRFPFLGVHFTRMTDGSTECGPNAVFTFKREGYGKTDFSLRDTWDALTYGGTWKLFFKNMSYGIDEYRRAFSKKLFLKTLRRLIPTLEMDDIEPGRAGVRAMLLGADGEMVDDFRIERCGNHIHVLNAPSPAATACLAIGEHIVEMAEGEGVLG
- a CDS encoding MFS transporter, yielding MQKGDPRLIRAWTMYDWANSAYSLTITSAIFPIYFAAITTIGGEDQVLATYGLPAASLQSYTLSLGFLIVALVVPILSGIADHRGNKKNYLKFFCYLGSISCAGLFFLTYDNLWPGLLLFMLACIGFSGSLIFYDAYLPEIAEPKDHDRVSARGYAMGYVGSVILLVINLLMVMKPDLFGIPDRDGLPARLSFLTVGLWWVGWAQITFRNLPDARAPKEDKVNVFTNGYRELRKVWQQMLGLKRLRRFLTAFFVFNMGVQTVMYLAVTYAKQEIKDPDGSPIADSGLIVSILVIQLVAAVGALLFVKLSKRYGNIVALIIGLVIWMGICLAAWRINWTNEFYVLAAFVGLVMGGTQALSRSTYAKLLPETEDHASFFSFYDVTFYLATVLGTLAFGLVNQMTGDIRNTIIAIGSFFVVGSLLLLRVPREERIAPAVDPAQ